One Mangifera indica cultivar Alphonso chromosome 4, CATAS_Mindica_2.1, whole genome shotgun sequence genomic region harbors:
- the LOC123213183 gene encoding endo-1,4-beta-xylanase 5-like produces the protein MKIIAKIYCILMLQLLCVLFFSGKRIHALSYDYSATTECLAEPWRPHYGGGLIVNPEFDDGIEGWTVFGQGAIREGTSHNGNKYIIAHSRTQSLDSFSQKVQLEKGKFYSFSGWVQISEGSETVFVVFKTSDGKMIHGGKVIAKHGCWSLLKGGLLPNFTSVVEIFLKSKNTKVEIWADNISLQSFTKKQWRSHQEKSIDKVRKHKVKFQLNYANKTSLDTAIVSIKQTDSNIPFGCGMNQKILSSTDYQNWFVSRFKFTTFTNAMKWYSTEEKQGQENYTIADAMVKFSKQNGISIRGHNILWDDPKYQPEWVKTLAPKELRKAAEKRIKSVVSRYSGQLIAWDVVNENLHFRFFEDKLGENASAEFYNKAYQLDPKTAMFMNEYNTTECAIDEAPNAINYKKKLEEIRSFPGNADMLLGIGVQGRFGGDKPPDVAYMRSSLDILASTRLPIWYTEVCVGNGTNQAQYLEEVLREAYSHPAVEGIITFAGPESAGFKEMPLVDNDFKNTPAGDVVDKLLAEWKCKNLQLETTSGSGGSFEVSLPHGDYNVTVKHPGSNSTTSINFKVTKHLPLGIVNVEVGT, from the exons ATGAAGATAATCGCTAAAATCTACTGTATCTTAATGCTTCAACTGCTATGCGTTTTGTTTTTTTCTG GGAAAAGGATCCACGCTTTGTCATATGACTACTCTGCCACAACAGAG TGCCTGGCAGAGCCCTGGAGACCGCATTATGGAGGGGGATTGATTGTTAACCCGGAATTTGATGATGGGATTGAAGGGTGGACTGTGTTTGGACAAGGAGCCATCAGAGAAGGAACATCACATAATGGCAACAAGTATATTATAGCACACAGTAGAACACAATCTCTGGACAGTTTCTCCCAGAAGGTTCAACTTGAGAAAGGAAAATTCTATAGTTTTTCCG GTTGGGTTCAAATCAGTGAAGGAAGTGAGACTGTTTTTGTTGTGTTTAAGACTTCTGATGGCAAAATGATTCACGGCGGGAAAGTTATTGCTAAGCATGGTTGCTGGTCTTTGCTCAAAGGTGGCCTACTTCCCAATTTCACAAGTGTTGTGGAGATTTTTCTCAAG AGCAAGAATACAAAAGTGGAAATATGGGCAGATAACATCTCATTACAGTCCTTCACTAAGAAGCAATGGAGATCCCACCAAGAAAAAAGCATTGATAAG GTGCGTAAGCACAAGGTGAAGTTCCAATTAAATTATGCAAATAAAACTTCATTGGACACTGCCATAGTTTCCATCAAACAAACCGATTCCAACATCCCATTTGGATGCGGTATGAATCAGAAAATCCTGTCAAGCACAGATTACCAGAACTGGTTTGTCTCAAGATTCAAGTTTACCACTTTCACAAATGCAATGAAATGGTATAGCACAGAGGAAAAACAAGGACAAGAAAACTATACGATTGCTGATGCTATGGTGAAATTTTCCAAGCAGAATGGCATTTCTATAAGAGGTCACAACATTTTGTGGGACGATCCCAAGTATCAGCCCGAATGGGTTAAGACTCTTGCTCCCAAGGAGTTGCGAAAGGCAgcagaaaaaagaataaagtcAGTGGTTTCAAGATATTCAGGACAACTGATTGCTTGGGATGTAGTGAATGAGAATCTACACTTCAGATTTTTTGAAGATAAACTTGGCGAAAATGCTTCGGCAGAATTCTATAACAAAGCTTACCAGCTTGATCCGAAAACAGCCATGTTCATGAATGAGTACAACACCACTGAGTGTGCTATAGATGAGGCACCAAATGCAATCAACTATAAGAAGAAACTTGAGGAAATTCGGTCATTTCCAGGAAATGCTGATATGCTATTAGGAATTGGAGTGCAAGGCCGTTTTGGTGGTGATAAGCCGCCAGACGTTGCTTACATGAGATCTTCCTTGGACATTCTGGCGTCAACACGATTGCCTATATGGTACACAGAAGTTTGTGTGGGAAATGGCACAAATCAG GCACAATACTTGGAGGAGGTACTTCGGGAGGCTTACTCTCATCCTGCAGTTGAAGGGATTATCACATTTGCAGGGCCAGAAAGTGCTGGTTTTAAGGAAATGCCTTTAGTAGACAATGACTTCAAGAATACTCCAGCCGGAGATGTTGTGGACAAATTGCTTGCAGAATGGAAATGTAAGAATCTTCAACTTGAAACTACTTCAGGTAGTGGAGGATCCTTTGAAGTTTCATTGCCTCATGGAGATTACAATGTAACTGTTAAACACCCAGGTTCAAACTCTACCACTTCCATCAATTTCAAGGTGACAAAACACCTTCCTCTAGGAATAGTAAATGTTGAGGTTGGTACCTGA